One window of the Brevundimonas goettingensis genome contains the following:
- a CDS encoding D-cysteate sulfo-lyase yields the protein MHLARFPRVRLAHLPTPLEPLPRLSEALGVELWIKRDDCTGLAGGGNKTRKLEFLLGDAFEQGADTLVTQGAVQSNHVRQTAAAAASHGLKCEIILEERTGSKATDYTRNGNVLLDRLFDASIRTVPGGTDMAAELEITAEAVRKRGGKPYVIPGGGSNPTGALGYVDCAREIVVQADELDMQIDRIVTATGSAGTHAGLVAGLAVMGADIPVLGIGVRAPKDKQEANVLKLAKETAALLGRPDAVTDAMVVADCDYVGAGYGLVDEAVIEALKLAARTDGIVLDPVYTGKAMKGLIALARAGRFENETVVFLHTGGAQGLFGYQGEIEGSL from the coding sequence ATGCATCTCGCCCGCTTCCCCCGCGTCCGACTGGCCCACCTGCCCACGCCGCTGGAGCCCCTGCCGCGTCTCTCGGAAGCGCTGGGCGTCGAGCTGTGGATCAAGCGCGACGACTGCACCGGCCTGGCCGGCGGCGGCAACAAGACGCGGAAGCTGGAGTTCCTGCTCGGCGACGCCTTCGAACAAGGGGCGGATACGCTGGTGACGCAAGGCGCGGTCCAGTCGAACCATGTGCGTCAGACGGCGGCGGCCGCAGCCTCGCACGGGCTGAAGTGCGAGATCATCCTCGAAGAGCGGACGGGATCGAAGGCGACCGACTACACCCGCAACGGCAATGTCCTGCTGGACCGGCTGTTCGACGCCTCGATCCGCACCGTGCCGGGCGGGACGGACATGGCGGCCGAACTGGAGATCACGGCCGAGGCGGTCAGGAAGCGCGGCGGCAAGCCCTATGTCATTCCCGGCGGCGGCTCCAACCCTACGGGTGCTCTGGGCTATGTCGACTGCGCGCGTGAGATCGTGGTCCAGGCCGATGAGCTGGACATGCAGATCGACAGGATCGTGACGGCGACGGGCAGCGCCGGGACCCATGCGGGTCTGGTCGCGGGTCTGGCGGTCATGGGCGCCGACATCCCCGTGCTGGGCATCGGGGTCCGGGCGCCGAAGGACAAGCAGGAGGCCAATGTCCTCAAGCTGGCCAAGGAAACCGCTGCCCTGCTGGGTCGTCCCGACGCCGTGACCGACGCCATGGTCGTCGCCGACTGCGACTATGTCGGGGCGGGCTATGGGCTGGTCGACGAGGCGGTGATCGAGGCGCTCAAACTGGCGGCGCGCACCGACGGCATCGTTCTGGACCCCGTCTATACCGGCAAGGCCATGAAGGGTCTGATCGCCCTGGCCCGCGCCGGCCGTTTCGAGAACGAGACGGTCGTCTTCCTGCACACGGGCGGGGCGCAAGGCCTCTTCGGCTATCAGGGCGAGATCGAGGGTTCGCTGTAA
- a CDS encoding BLUF domain-containing protein, translated as MTKTLQRLVYRSTATGSTTSLLNLVAILGESQRNNDRDELTGALASHNGRYIQVVEGAASTLDSLLRRLERDPRHKDIKLLERDNITTREFGRWAMANAVVTPEAAPVLEGLMASDFPSAAMIVEALKAAVSVQHAQTV; from the coding sequence ATGACAAAGACGCTCCAGCGACTGGTGTATCGCAGCACGGCCACCGGTAGCACGACCTCCCTGCTCAATCTGGTGGCCATCCTCGGCGAGAGCCAGCGCAACAACGACCGCGACGAACTGACCGGCGCCCTGGCCTCTCACAACGGCCGCTATATCCAGGTGGTCGAGGGCGCGGCGAGCACCTTGGACAGCCTGTTGCGGCGGCTGGAGCGGGACCCGCGCCACAAGGACATCAAGCTGCTGGAGCGCGACAACATCACCACGCGCGAGTTCGGCCGCTGGGCCATGGCCAACGCCGTGGTCACGCCCGAGGCGGCGCCGGTGCTGGAAGGCCTGATGGCCTCGGACTTCCCCTCGGCGGCCATGATCGTCGAGGCGCTCAAGGCGGCGGTCAGCGTTCAGCACGCCCAGACAGTCTAG
- the thiC gene encoding phosphomethylpyrimidine synthase ThiC: protein MKETGTIPTGERAGSKKVYVAGELFPDIRVPFREVAVHPSANEPPVTIYDSSGPYTDPTAVIDIKKGLPLVKSSWQLDRGDIAPVLEPREVKPEDNGHASGRHLAPRFDVSNHKVFKGVEGRPVTQYEYAKAGIITPEMEYVAIRENLRREQNAPCIRDGEDFGASIPDFVTPEFVRQEIARGRAIIPHNINHPEVEPMIIGRNFLVKINANIGNSAVLSSVDDEVDKLVWATRWGADNVMDLSTGRNIHNIRDWIIRNSSVPIGTVPIYQALEKVNGIAEDLTWEVYRDTLIEQCEQGVDYFTIHAGVRLPFIPMTAKRVTGIVSRGGSIMAKWCLSHHRESFLYEHFEEICDIMRAYDVSFSLGDGLRPGSIADANDEAQFAELRTLGELTKIAWAKGCQVMIEGPGHVPMHKIKANMDEQLKHCHEAPFYTLGPLTTDIAPGYDHITSAIGAAMIGWFGTAMLCYVTPKEHLGLPDRQDVKDGVITYKIAAHAADLAKGHPAARMHDDALSRARFEFRWEDQFNLGLDPETARKYHDETLPKEAHKTAHFCSMCGPKFCSMKISQDIRRDAAAQNDAGASLVEAEAGMAEMSAKFRAGGGVVEVKV from the coding sequence ATGAAGGAAACCGGGACCATCCCGACCGGCGAGCGCGCCGGCTCGAAGAAGGTCTATGTCGCCGGCGAACTCTTCCCCGACATCCGCGTCCCCTTCCGCGAGGTCGCCGTCCACCCGAGCGCCAACGAGCCGCCGGTGACCATCTACGATTCTTCCGGCCCCTACACCGACCCAACCGCCGTCATCGACATCAAGAAGGGTCTGCCCCTCGTCAAATCCAGCTGGCAGCTGGACCGCGGCGACATCGCCCCCGTCCTCGAGCCCCGCGAGGTCAAGCCCGAGGACAACGGCCACGCCTCGGGCCGCCACCTCGCCCCCCGCTTCGACGTCTCGAACCACAAGGTGTTCAAGGGCGTCGAGGGCCGCCCGGTCACACAGTATGAATATGCGAAGGCCGGGATCATCACGCCCGAGATGGAATATGTCGCCATCCGCGAGAACCTGCGCCGCGAGCAGAACGCGCCGTGCATCCGCGACGGCGAGGATTTCGGCGCATCCATCCCCGACTTCGTGACACCGGAGTTCGTGCGTCAGGAAATCGCCCGCGGCCGGGCCATCATCCCGCACAACATCAACCACCCCGAAGTCGAGCCTATGATCATCGGCCGCAACTTCCTGGTGAAGATCAATGCGAACATCGGCAACTCGGCGGTGCTCAGCTCCGTCGACGATGAAGTGGACAAGCTGGTCTGGGCCACCCGCTGGGGCGCCGACAACGTCATGGACCTGTCGACCGGCCGCAACATCCACAACATCCGCGACTGGATCATCCGCAATTCCAGCGTCCCCATCGGCACCGTGCCCATCTATCAGGCGCTGGAGAAGGTCAACGGCATCGCCGAGGACCTGACCTGGGAGGTCTATCGCGACACCCTGATCGAGCAGTGCGAACAGGGCGTCGACTATTTCACCATCCACGCCGGCGTCCGCCTGCCCTTCATCCCGATGACCGCCAAACGCGTCACCGGCATCGTCTCGCGTGGCGGCTCGATCATGGCCAAGTGGTGCCTGAGCCATCACCGCGAGAGCTTCCTCTACGAACATTTCGAGGAGATCTGCGACATCATGCGGGCCTATGACGTGTCGTTCAGCCTCGGCGACGGCCTGCGTCCCGGCTCGATCGCCGACGCCAATGACGAGGCCCAGTTCGCCGAGCTGCGCACCCTGGGCGAGCTGACGAAGATCGCCTGGGCGAAAGGCTGTCAGGTGATGATCGAGGGCCCCGGCCACGTGCCGATGCACAAGATCAAGGCGAACATGGATGAGCAGCTCAAGCACTGCCACGAGGCGCCCTTCTATACGCTTGGCCCGCTGACCACCGACATCGCCCCCGGCTATGACCACATCACCAGCGCCATCGGCGCGGCCATGATCGGCTGGTTCGGCACGGCCATGCTCTGCTACGTCACGCCCAAGGAGCACCTCGGCCTGCCCGACCGTCAGGACGTCAAGGACGGCGTCATCACCTACAAGATCGCCGCCCACGCCGCCGACCTCGCCAAGGGCCACCCGGCCGCCCGGATGCACGACGACGCCCTGTCCCGCGCCCGGTTCGAGTTCCGCTGGGAAGACCAGTTCAACCTCGGCCTCGACCCCGAAACCGCCCGCAAATACCACGACGAGACCCTGCCGAAAGAAGCCCACAAGACCGCCCACTTCTGCTCCATGTGCGGCCCGAAATTCTGCTCGATGAAGATCAGCCAGGACATCCGGAGGGATGCGGCGGCCCAGAACGATGCCGGGGCGAGCCTGGTCGAGGCGGAGGCCGGGATGGCGGAGATGTCGGCGAAGTTCCGCGCGGGCGGCGGGGTGGTGGAGGTGAAGGTGTGA
- a CDS encoding MAE_28990/MAE_18760 family HEPN-like nuclease: protein MFSTTWEILERDLASLRAFAVTSEALRKLVLAYGDESEPSLLGYELIEVKRSAPSNAAWRVAEHAAAIGRLYAVYEHFVEELLAKWLLMRTQGITYATMPSEFRAAYEPLFASMLQRAGEGRYDHLSYEAMIADQAVAYSGVDEWRIYPECLIHHDRNLRFETLNEIASRCGVSDLSNWVSRSASLATYFGDRSSLLERTQKTLKEIIQYRNEAAHAHTSIDETVGLEQFLQYVDFMEALCRSFYERVSWLSVESLQLKQRCRSIGRVTEVYTPGTRVVVIVEGITVRVGDSFILRSESSCFIRSVVSIQDNGSAIDQIVVANSKEVGLGFDKPVRVNDQVFVAQV from the coding sequence GTGTTTTCTACAACTTGGGAAATACTCGAAAGAGATCTTGCCTCACTCCGAGCGTTTGCTGTCACCAGCGAGGCTCTGAGAAAACTGGTGCTCGCGTACGGCGATGAGTCTGAACCAAGTCTCTTGGGGTACGAGCTGATTGAAGTCAAAAGGTCGGCACCCTCCAATGCTGCGTGGAGAGTTGCAGAGCATGCCGCAGCCATTGGCCGGCTCTATGCCGTATATGAGCATTTCGTTGAAGAACTGCTTGCCAAATGGCTGCTAATGCGTACCCAGGGAATCACGTATGCGACCATGCCATCGGAGTTCCGGGCCGCATATGAACCACTATTTGCTTCGATGCTCCAACGAGCGGGCGAAGGTCGTTATGACCACCTTTCCTATGAGGCGATGATCGCAGATCAAGCAGTCGCTTATTCTGGTGTAGATGAGTGGCGGATTTATCCAGAGTGCTTGATCCATCATGATCGAAATTTGCGCTTTGAAACGCTAAATGAGATTGCGTCTAGGTGTGGCGTATCAGATCTTTCAAATTGGGTGAGCCGAAGTGCTAGTTTGGCGACTTATTTCGGGGATCGAAGTTCGTTGCTGGAGAGGACGCAAAAAACTCTCAAAGAAATTATACAGTATAGAAATGAAGCGGCTCACGCCCACACATCTATTGATGAGACCGTTGGGCTTGAGCAATTTTTGCAGTATGTTGACTTTATGGAGGCTCTTTGTAGGTCGTTTTATGAACGCGTGTCTTGGCTATCTGTTGAATCTCTTCAGCTAAAGCAAAGATGCCGATCTATAGGGCGTGTTACTGAGGTTTATACGCCCGGTACTAGAGTGGTGGTTATAGTCGAAGGTATAACCGTCCGTGTGGGTGATAGCTTTATATTAAGGTCAGAATCCTCGTGTTTTATTAGATCGGTCGTTAGCATCCAAGATAATGGATCTGCAATTGATCAAATCGTGGTCGCTAACTCCAAGGAAGTCGGCCTTGGTTTCGATAAGCCTGTCCGAGTGAACGACCAAGTATTCGTCGCTCAGGTCTGA
- a CDS encoding DUF262 domain-containing protein — protein sequence MSLLPQERAMWERYPLPPETALSDGQISEKYLRGEGRIVLENNREKLPGFVEQLERYEYMDLRPFYQRRPKWDVERQSRLIESFIINVPVPPVFLYERNFNSFEVMDGQQRITAIRDFYNNKFALKGLQYWPELNGKRYHSLPSVVRSGIDRRSISSIVMLKESAYQDDEAAILRQIVFERLNTGGVELKRQEIRNAMYQGAFNDALLDMSKNNVIRDAWGLPRYDPEEMSSSDAPILKKSFFSDMEDVEIVLRFFALRCVDQYRGGMQNFLDQYMVRSRDFSDSDISQLQYMFDKTVWRAGSIFGDRVFCSFDPKKDRWTQAPQKAIFDAVMVALSNIDDPLDDLAKRRDLVVDETRRMILDNPPGTFTGRGNTKKDIIARIGLFEALFRRVISL from the coding sequence ATGTCACTCCTTCCCCAAGAACGCGCGATGTGGGAGCGTTACCCTCTTCCACCCGAAACTGCACTTTCGGATGGGCAGATCAGTGAGAAGTATCTTCGTGGCGAAGGACGTATCGTCCTAGAAAACAATCGTGAAAAGCTTCCCGGATTCGTGGAGCAACTTGAACGATATGAGTACATGGATCTTCGTCCTTTTTATCAACGTCGTCCGAAATGGGACGTTGAGCGCCAAAGTCGACTAATTGAGTCTTTTATAATAAATGTGCCGGTGCCACCCGTCTTTCTTTACGAGAGAAATTTCAATTCGTTTGAAGTGATGGATGGGCAGCAGAGAATTACCGCCATACGTGATTTTTATAATAATAAATTTGCACTAAAGGGTCTGCAGTACTGGCCAGAGCTGAACGGTAAGCGTTACCATAGCCTTCCATCCGTGGTAAGATCGGGTATAGATCGGCGGTCGATATCATCGATCGTCATGCTTAAGGAATCTGCTTACCAAGACGATGAGGCGGCGATACTGAGACAGATCGTTTTCGAGCGCCTCAATACGGGTGGAGTCGAGTTAAAGCGACAAGAGATTCGAAATGCGATGTACCAAGGTGCCTTTAACGATGCGCTGTTGGACATGTCGAAAAATAATGTGATCCGAGATGCGTGGGGACTGCCGCGATACGATCCAGAAGAGATGAGCAGTTCTGATGCGCCTATTCTCAAAAAATCGTTCTTCTCAGACATGGAAGACGTAGAGATAGTACTGAGATTTTTTGCTCTTAGATGCGTTGATCAATACCGTGGCGGAATGCAGAATTTCTTGGACCAATATATGGTCAGATCGCGAGATTTTTCAGATTCCGACATTTCTCAGCTGCAATATATGTTCGATAAAACTGTTTGGAGAGCCGGTTCTATCTTTGGAGATCGCGTATTTTGTTCGTTTGATCCCAAAAAAGACCGTTGGACTCAGGCACCCCAGAAAGCAATTTTTGACGCCGTTATGGTCGCGTTGTCGAACATAGATGATCCGCTCGACGATTTGGCCAAACGTCGAGACTTGGTCGTAGATGAGACGCGGAGAATGATTCTCGACAATCCGCCGGGCACTTTCACGGGGCGGGGTAACACCAAGAAGGACATCATTGCCCGGATCGGCTTGTTCGAGGCACTTTTCCGGCGCGTTATTTCGCTTTGA
- a CDS encoding DUF2461 domain-containing protein, translated as MTFSGFAASDLAFLTGLAANNDRDWFTAHRAAYDEGLKPGLAALIEDLNPLLAARGLPLRGDARKSQFRIHRDVRFSNDKCPYKVHVAATVSRTGPDGEWRKMSPGMVYIHIEPEGGSRAPVLDFDPDSIDPLDPSTLPSARGIAPDAATEVKPNDEGDYSGSGPFVAAGFWLSERPNIDAVRRAMVANPAAYFAMVEALEKAGLELAPGDPVKKMPRDFADQSGGPLDPALKRTRWIVRRRLTGAEIGSDALPRVVAAFAADARPLLEFGWKALGAGTGAGAAA; from the coding sequence ATGACCTTCTCAGGCTTCGCCGCTTCCGACCTCGCCTTCCTGACCGGCCTTGCCGCCAACAACGACCGCGACTGGTTCACCGCCCATCGCGCCGCCTATGACGAGGGGCTCAAGCCCGGGCTGGCGGCCCTGATCGAGGATCTCAATCCGTTGCTGGCGGCGCGCGGCCTGCCCCTGCGCGGCGATGCGAGGAAGAGCCAGTTCCGCATTCATCGCGACGTGCGCTTCTCCAACGACAAATGTCCGTACAAGGTGCATGTCGCCGCCACCGTCAGCCGCACCGGCCCCGACGGCGAATGGCGCAAGATGTCGCCGGGCATGGTCTATATCCATATCGAGCCCGAGGGCGGGTCGCGGGCGCCGGTCCTCGACTTCGATCCCGACAGCATCGACCCGCTGGATCCCTCCACCCTGCCTTCGGCGCGCGGGATCGCACCCGATGCCGCAACCGAGGTGAAGCCGAACGATGAGGGCGACTATTCCGGCTCCGGCCCCTTCGTCGCCGCCGGCTTCTGGCTGTCGGAACGGCCCAATATCGACGCCGTCCGCCGCGCCATGGTCGCCAATCCGGCGGCGTATTTCGCCATGGTCGAGGCGCTGGAAAAGGCCGGCCTCGAACTCGCGCCCGGCGATCCGGTCAAGAAGATGCCGAGGGATTTCGCCGACCAGTCCGGCGGCCCGTTGGACCCCGCCCTCAAGCGCACCCGCTGGATCGTCCGTCGTCGGCTGACCGGCGCCGAGATCGGTTCGGACGCCCTGCCCCGGGTCGTCGCCGCCTTCGCCGCCGACGCCCGCCCCTTGCTGGAGTTCGGCTGGAAGGCTTTGGGCGCGGGCACGGGTGCGGGTGCGGCGGCATGA
- a CDS encoding FAD/NAD(P)-binding protein, translated as MTESEKRIAIVGGGFSGAMLAARLAESGLPSVLINSTPEVGLGVAYSTPFEGHLLNVRSNRMTAVEGRPDDFVDWLKANRPELGEPSDFAPRKVYGDYVRARLAAVEAAHPGLIERRVASVAAVTPSRLILSDGEALEADTVVLCTGNPAPNAGDARGDRIIGDPWAPGALDRIGLADDIVIVGTGLTMVDMVQVLVARGWIGKATAVSRRALMPRPHNLFPDTPTPLPPEALSGPLSRRLKAVRALARQGCWRCVMEAYRPITADLWIAATPDQRARMVRHLRPWWDVHRHRIAARIGHALDALKAAGRLSVLAGRLGRVECGPDAVTVHWSPRGGGVAAPLTAAWMIDCTGPGHSAATDPLTAPLIRSGRARMDPLRLGLELDAAGRVLHADGTPDPSLFVLGPPARAAFWETIAVPDIRKRIEAVVAALS; from the coding sequence GTGACTGAGTCTGAGAAGCGGATCGCGATCGTCGGCGGCGGGTTTTCCGGCGCCATGCTGGCCGCCCGGCTGGCCGAGAGCGGCCTGCCTTCGGTCCTCATCAATTCCACGCCAGAGGTCGGTCTCGGCGTCGCCTACTCGACCCCGTTCGAGGGCCATCTGCTCAACGTCCGGTCCAACCGGATGACGGCGGTCGAGGGGCGGCCCGACGACTTCGTCGACTGGCTGAAGGCCAACCGGCCCGAGCTGGGCGAGCCCTCCGACTTCGCTCCGCGCAAGGTCTATGGCGACTATGTCCGCGCCCGGCTGGCGGCGGTGGAAGCCGCCCATCCGGGGCTGATCGAGCGCCGGGTGGCGAGCGTCGCCGCTGTGACGCCTTCCCGCCTGATCCTGTCGGACGGCGAGGCCCTCGAGGCCGATACGGTCGTCCTGTGCACCGGCAATCCGGCGCCCAACGCGGGTGACGCTCGCGGTGACCGGATCATCGGCGATCCCTGGGCGCCGGGGGCGCTGGACCGGATCGGCCTCGCGGACGACATCGTCATTGTCGGCACGGGCCTGACCATGGTCGATATGGTTCAGGTGCTCGTCGCGCGCGGCTGGATCGGCAAGGCGACGGCCGTGTCTCGGCGGGCGCTGATGCCCAGGCCGCATAATCTGTTTCCGGACACCCCGACGCCCCTGCCGCCCGAGGCCCTGTCCGGTCCGCTGTCGCGGCGGCTCAAGGCGGTGCGCGCCCTGGCCCGGCAGGGGTGCTGGCGCTGCGTGATGGAGGCCTATCGTCCGATCACGGCCGATCTCTGGATCGCCGCGACGCCCGACCAGCGCGCCCGGATGGTGCGGCACCTGCGGCCCTGGTGGGACGTCCATCGCCACCGGATCGCGGCCCGGATCGGCCATGCGCTGGACGCCCTGAAGGCGGCCGGGCGGCTGAGCGTTCTGGCCGGGCGGCTGGGCCGGGTCGAGTGCGGCCCGGACGCCGTGACGGTCCACTGGTCCCCACGCGGAGGAGGCGTCGCCGCGCCCCTGACCGCCGCCTGGATGATCGACTGCACCGGGCCGGGCCATTCGGCGGCGACCGATCCGCTGACGGCGCCGCTGATCCGGAGCGGCCGGGCGCGGATGGACCCGCTGCGGCTGGGGCTGGAGCTCGACGCCGCCGGGCGGGTGCTGCACGCCGACGGGACGCCGGACCCTTCGCTGTTCGTCCTCGGTCCTCCGGCGCGGGCGGCCTTCTGGGAGACCATCGCCGTGCCGGATATCCGTAAACGGATCGAGGCGGTCGTCGCCGCCCTGAGCTGA
- a CDS encoding phosphomannomutase/phosphoglucomutase yields the protein MLKPRQDLVPNTADYETVPLVKPTGFREYDARWILEKEINLLGIQALGLALATYVHEIGVQPRIVVGHDFRSYSLSVKQALILGLLDGGMEVLDIGLALSPMAYYGQFALNAPCVAMVTASHNENGWTGVKMGAQPPLTFGPDEMGRLKTLVLEGKGVSRPGGRLERVEGFREQYIADVAAKTKLTRPLKVVCACGNGTAGVFAPEALRLMGAEVIEMDTSLDYTFPKYNPNPEDHAMLVQMAEKVKETGADLALGFDGDGDRCGVVDNTGEEIFADKIGLMLARDLSAIHKDATFVVDVKSTGLYKTDEVLKANGVTTVYWKTGHSYIKRKTAELGALAGFEKSGHFFLSGPLGHGYDDGIVAAGAVLAMLDRNPGKSLSELKTALPDAWTSLTMSPHCPDETKYQVLEKLVAEYEALFAAGGSILGRKIVEVITVNGARVHLDDGSWVLIRASSNKPEMVVVVESMRSADDMRDLFRQEMKPRLAAHGVTDYNQEI from the coding sequence ATGTTGAAGCCTCGCCAGGATCTGGTTCCGAACACGGCCGATTACGAGACGGTCCCGCTGGTGAAGCCCACCGGCTTCCGTGAATACGACGCCCGCTGGATCCTGGAAAAAGAGATCAATCTGCTGGGCATTCAGGCCCTGGGCCTGGCGCTGGCCACCTATGTTCATGAGATCGGGGTGCAGCCGCGCATCGTTGTCGGTCACGACTTCCGGTCCTATTCGCTCAGCGTCAAACAGGCCCTGATCCTGGGTCTGCTGGACGGCGGAATGGAGGTGCTGGACATCGGCCTGGCCCTGTCGCCGATGGCCTATTACGGCCAGTTCGCCCTGAACGCGCCCTGCGTCGCCATGGTCACCGCCTCGCATAACGAGAACGGCTGGACGGGTGTCAAGATGGGCGCCCAGCCGCCCCTGACCTTTGGTCCCGACGAGATGGGCCGGCTGAAGACCCTGGTGCTGGAAGGCAAGGGCGTCTCGCGCCCCGGCGGGCGTCTGGAACGCGTCGAGGGCTTCCGCGAGCAATATATCGCCGATGTCGCCGCCAAGACGAAGCTGACCCGTCCGCTCAAGGTGGTCTGCGCCTGCGGCAACGGCACGGCCGGCGTCTTCGCGCCCGAGGCCCTGCGCCTGATGGGCGCAGAGGTCATCGAGATGGATACGTCGCTCGACTATACCTTCCCGAAATACAATCCGAACCCGGAAGATCACGCCATGCTCGTCCAGATGGCCGAGAAGGTGAAGGAGACGGGCGCCGACCTCGCCCTGGGCTTCGACGGCGACGGCGACCGCTGCGGCGTGGTCGACAATACGGGCGAAGAGATCTTCGCCGACAAGATCGGCCTGATGCTGGCCCGCGACCTGTCGGCGATCCACAAGGACGCGACCTTCGTCGTCGATGTGAAGTCGACGGGCCTCTACAAGACCGACGAGGTCCTCAAGGCCAACGGCGTCACGACCGTCTACTGGAAGACCGGTCACTCCTACATCAAGCGCAAGACCGCCGAACTGGGCGCCCTGGCCGGGTTCGAGAAGTCGGGCCACTTCTTCCTCTCGGGGCCGCTGGGCCACGGCTATGACGACGGCATCGTCGCCGCCGGCGCCGTCCTGGCCATGCTCGATCGCAACCCGGGCAAGAGCCTGTCGGAGCTGAAGACGGCCCTGCCGGACGCCTGGACCTCGCTGACCATGTCGCCGCACTGCCCGGACGAGACCAAATATCAGGTGCTCGAAAAGCTGGTCGCCGAATACGAGGCCCTGTTCGCCGCGGGCGGTTCGATCCTGGGCCGCAAGATCGTCGAGGTGATCACCGTCAACGGCGCCCGCGTCCATCTGGACGACGGCTCCTGGGTCCTGATCCGCGCTTCGTCGAACAAGCCGGAGATGGTCGTGGTGGTCGAGAGCATGCGCTCGGCCGACGACATGCGCGACCTGTTCCGTCAGGAGATGAAGCCGCGCCTCGCCGCCCACGGGGTCACCGACTACAATCAGGAAATCTAG
- the gpmA gene encoding 2,3-diphosphoglycerate-dependent phosphoglycerate mutase — MPRLILLRHGQSQWNLENRFTGWVDVDLTAEGEAQARRGGELIAEAGFKPAVMFTSVLTRAKRTGAIALQSAGLKDVPTIEDWRLNERHYGGLTGLDKAETAKLHGEDQVKVWRRSYDVPPPPLAPGGEWDFTADPRYAGQDIPDTESLKTTLDRVLPYWNSAIAPRLEAGEDVLIAAHGNSLRAIVKHLFDVPDDKIVGVEIPTGNPLEIDLDAELKPVSARYLDAGRAESLPAIA; from the coding sequence ATGCCCCGTCTGATCCTTCTCCGTCACGGCCAGAGCCAGTGGAACCTGGAGAACCGCTTTACCGGCTGGGTCGATGTCGATCTGACGGCCGAGGGCGAGGCCCAGGCGCGGCGGGGCGGCGAGCTGATCGCGGAAGCCGGCTTCAAGCCAGCGGTGATGTTCACCTCGGTTCTGACGCGCGCGAAACGCACCGGCGCCATCGCCCTGCAGTCGGCCGGACTGAAGGACGTGCCGACGATCGAGGACTGGCGGTTGAACGAGCGCCACTACGGCGGCCTGACCGGGCTGGACAAGGCCGAGACGGCGAAGCTGCACGGCGAGGATCAGGTCAAGGTCTGGCGCCGCAGCTACGATGTGCCGCCCCCGCCCCTGGCCCCCGGCGGCGAATGGGACTTTACCGCCGACCCGCGCTACGCCGGTCAGGACATCCCCGACACCGAGAGCCTGAAGACCACGCTCGACCGCGTCCTGCCCTACTGGAACAGCGCCATCGCTCCCCGCCTTGAAGCCGGAGAGGACGTGCTGATCGCCGCCCACGGCAATTCGCTGCGCGCCATCGTCAAACACCTGTTCGACGTACCCGACGACAAGATCGTCGGGGTCGAGATTCCGACCGGCAATCCGCTGGAAATCGACCTGGACGCCGAGCTGAAGCCGGTCTCGGCGCGCTACCTTGACGCGGGACGGGCCGAAAGCCTGCCGGCCATCGCGTGA
- a CDS encoding bifunctional diaminohydroxyphosphoribosylaminopyrimidine deaminase/5-amino-6-(5-phosphoribosylamino)uracil reductase RibD has product MAQAIALAMGRMGETWPNPAVGCVIVKDGRVLSEAATAPGGRPHAEEQAVPAAGPDVAGSTAYVTLEPCGARSSGRQSCAHYLAEAGVARVVVACLDPSPFASGRGTERLRQAGLTVETGLMCDEGKVLCEGFLHRLETGRPMVRISEDGQGFDARFVASPRADLVTELKRLGEAGYTRLWTGPGELADALAEQGLLTS; this is encoded by the coding sequence ATGGCCCAGGCCATCGCACTGGCCATGGGGCGGATGGGCGAGACCTGGCCGAACCCCGCCGTCGGCTGCGTCATCGTCAAGGACGGACGCGTGTTGTCGGAAGCCGCCACGGCGCCCGGCGGCCGGCCTCATGCCGAAGAACAGGCCGTTCCCGCTGCCGGTCCGGACGTCGCCGGATCGACAGCCTATGTGACACTGGAGCCCTGCGGCGCACGATCGTCCGGACGCCAGTCCTGCGCCCACTATCTGGCCGAGGCCGGGGTGGCCCGCGTGGTGGTGGCCTGCCTTGACCCCTCGCCCTTCGCCTCGGGCCGCGGCACCGAACGGCTGCGTCAGGCCGGGCTGACCGTCGAAACCGGCCTGATGTGCGACGAGGGCAAGGTGCTGTGCGAGGGTTTCCTGCACCGTCTGGAGACCGGCCGGCCGATGGTCCGCATCAGCGAGGACGGCCAGGGCTTCGACGCCCGCTTCGTCGCCTCGCCACGCGCCGATCTCGTGACCGAGCTCAAGCGGCTGGGCGAGGCGGGCTACACCCGTCTGTGGACCGGGCCCGGCGAACTGGCGGACGCCCTGGCGGAGCAGGGCCTGCTGACGTCCTGA